A genomic region of Bosea sp. 124 contains the following coding sequences:
- a CDS encoding chromate transporter: MERSILGQIVLLFGTLSLIAVGGANVLVPEIHRQAVGIMGWMNDATFARLLAIVQTAPGPNVMLASIIGWHVAGLAGLVAATIAILLPSSLIAFVCSRGLARFSDRSAVKIMTIALVPIALGLMLASGMVATLAAGAGVLGFVITATTMLLTLRTSLNPLVSMLAGTLVYVTAWLLGLV; encoded by the coding sequence ATGGAACGCAGCATTCTCGGGCAGATCGTCCTGCTGTTCGGCACGCTCTCGCTGATCGCTGTCGGCGGCGCGAATGTCCTGGTGCCGGAAATCCATCGCCAGGCCGTCGGCATCATGGGCTGGATGAACGACGCGACCTTCGCGCGGCTGCTGGCGATCGTCCAGACAGCGCCGGGTCCGAACGTCATGCTCGCCAGCATCATCGGCTGGCATGTCGCCGGATTGGCCGGGCTGGTCGCGGCGACCATCGCCATCCTGCTTCCATCCTCGCTGATCGCCTTCGTCTGCAGTCGCGGGCTGGCGCGCTTCTCCGATCGTTCGGCGGTCAAGATCATGACCATCGCCCTCGTGCCGATCGCGCTCGGGCTGATGCTGGCGAGCGGCATGGTCGCCACGCTCGCCGCCGGCGCGGGCGTGCTCGGCTTCGTCATAACCGCCACGACCATGCTCCTGACGCTGCGCACCAGCCTCAATCCGCTGGTTTCCATGCTGGCGGGAACACTCGTCTACGTCACGGCCTGGCTTCTCGGCCTCGTCTGA
- a CDS encoding chromate transporter, which produces MAQPQAPEGATPVPGLAGLFTGFLKIGLMGFGGVGPIARHVIVTERGWLDDRAYAQLLGVCQALPGANTVNAAVMIGDRYRGALGALTCVVALMAVPLFCLVGLATLYDAVADKPWAQVALTGAAASAAGLITGTAARLLTRAELALWGWALAAAAFLSVGVLRLPLLATLLVLIPVSIVAATLAARRR; this is translated from the coding sequence CTCTTCACGGGCTTCCTGAAAATCGGCTTGATGGGCTTTGGCGGCGTCGGGCCCATCGCCCGGCATGTCATCGTGACCGAACGCGGCTGGCTCGATGATCGCGCCTATGCGCAACTGCTCGGCGTTTGCCAGGCGCTGCCCGGCGCCAACACCGTCAATGCCGCCGTCATGATCGGCGACCGCTACCGGGGCGCCCTGGGGGCACTGACCTGCGTCGTCGCGCTGATGGCGGTGCCACTGTTCTGCCTCGTCGGCCTCGCCACGCTCTACGATGCGGTTGCCGACAAGCCCTGGGCGCAGGTCGCCCTGACCGGCGCGGCCGCGAGCGCCGCCGGCTTGATCACCGGAACCGCCGCGCGGCTGCTCACGCGTGCCGAACTCGCGCTCTGGGGCTGGGCACTGGCCGCCGCCGCCTTCCTCTCGGTCGGGGTTCTGAGGCTGCCGCTGCTGGCGACGCTCCTCGTCCTGATCCCGGTCTCCATCGTGGCGGCGACGCTGGCTGCGAGGCGGCGCTGA